Proteins encoded in a region of the Cyanobacteria bacterium GSL.Bin1 genome:
- a CDS encoding TauD/TfdA family dioxygenase, whose translation MNFKSIKRKKVNVSQQSLVKTELIASGQQLPLVIKPSVEGVNLIHWTSHHRDWLETKLLQHGGILFRNFAINNPEDLEQLTQAISSDLLSYSYRSTPRTQVKGKIYTSTEYPADRSIPLHNEMSYTRSWPMKIWFACLQPAAEGGETPIADSRKVFQRLDPSLRERFAQQGIMYLRNYSKGLDIPWQEVFQTDDPAAVEAYCREAGIEWEWIGDEQLRTRQICQATARHPKTGEAVWFNQAHLFHVSSLSPEVRQYLLTNLGEENLPRNTYYGNASPIAETDLDQIRDVYEQETIVFSWQAGDILMLDNMLAAHGRKPFSGSRRVVVSMAESCQQGEAR comes from the coding sequence TAATAGCATCAGGACAACAATTGCCATTAGTGATCAAGCCCTCGGTGGAAGGGGTTAACTTGATTCATTGGACCAGCCATCATCGAGATTGGTTGGAAACGAAGTTGTTACAGCATGGCGGCATTCTGTTCCGCAACTTTGCCATCAATAACCCAGAGGATCTTGAGCAACTAACCCAAGCCATTTCCAGCGATTTGCTCAGTTATTCTTACCGCTCAACACCGCGTACCCAAGTTAAAGGCAAAATTTATACTTCAACGGAATATCCAGCAGATCGATCCATTCCTTTACACAATGAAATGTCTTATACCCGTAGCTGGCCGATGAAAATTTGGTTTGCCTGTCTGCAACCAGCGGCCGAAGGGGGAGAAACCCCAATTGCTGATAGCCGGAAAGTGTTTCAGAGACTCGATCCATCCTTAAGAGAGCGTTTTGCCCAACAAGGCATCATGTATCTCCGTAACTACAGCAAAGGACTGGATATCCCTTGGCAAGAGGTATTTCAAACCGATGATCCAGCAGCGGTGGAAGCCTATTGCCGGGAAGCAGGTATTGAATGGGAATGGATTGGCGACGAGCAACTGAGAACCCGACAAATTTGCCAAGCAACGGCCAGGCATCCTAAAACTGGGGAAGCCGTTTGGTTTAACCAAGCTCATCTATTTCATGTTTCCAGTTTAAGCCCAGAGGTACGCCAATATCTTCTGACTAACCTGGGAGAAGAAAATTTGCCGCGGAATACTTACTACGGAAATGCTTCGCCCATTGCAGAGACCGATTTGGACCAAATTCGAGACGTTTATGAACAAGAAACAATTGTGTTCTCTTGGCAAGCAGGGGATATATTAATGCTCGACAATATGCTAGCTGCTCACGGGCGCAAGCCGTTTTCGGGTTCGAGGCGAGTGGTGGTCAGTATGGCAGAGTCTTGTCAGCAAGGGGAGGCACGTTAA